The region AAAAATACCCGCCTGGCCGGCAAAAAACTTACATCGAAACTCCATTACGGCCCCTCCATCCGATCGATACGCATCGCCCAGTATCGCAGCAATATCGTGCGCCTGGTCGTAGAGACTCCCGAGCCTTACGCCGTGGCCCATTATCCCCTGCAATCGCGGAGCTACATCATCGTGCTGCCCAAGGGCAGCAGCGACTTCAGTACTCAGATCCGGGGGCTCTTTTCCGGGCTCCAGAGTAAAACCGGCCGAAAAAAAGCCCCACTTTCCCATAAAGCCGCTTCCCGTAAAAAAACCTCCAAATCCAGGAGCGATGCCTATCGGGCGGCTTCCGGCAGCCATATGATGAAAAATCCTCCGCCCAAAGCCCATCGGCGCTATACCGTTATCGTGGATCCGGGGCACGGCGGGCATGACACGGGGGCGCTGGACCCCACTCATCGCTATCGGGAGAAGGATGCAGTCTTGCAGATCGCCCTGCGCCTGCGCAATCACTTGAGAAAGATGGGTTTCAATGTGGTTATGACCCGCAGCTCCGACCGTTTCATCAAGCTGCGCCGCCGCACCCACTTCGCCAATCTCAAGCACGGCGATGTCTTCGTCTCTATCCACGCCAACGCCGTAGGGCGGCTGAGCCGCGCCGCCACCGCTCATGGGATCGAGACCTATTTCCTCTCCCCGGCTCGGAGTGAACGCGCGCGCCGTGTCGCCGCCAAGGAGAACAGCATCGCCTTCATC is a window of Nitratifractor salsuginis DSM 16511 DNA encoding:
- a CDS encoding N-acetylmuramoyl-L-alanine amidase; the encoded protein is MASRFALLFTLLFSSILFASPAKLKSLEMGVNRLILHFDRTFPKENVHSFILKGKDSFRYVFDLKNTRLAGKKLTSKLHYGPSIRSIRIAQYRSNIVRLVVETPEPYAVAHYPLQSRSYIIVLPKGSSDFSTQIRGLFSGLQSKTGRKKAPLSHKAASRKKTSKSRSDAYRAASGSHMMKNPPPKAHRRYTVIVDPGHGGHDTGALDPTHRYREKDAVLQIALRLRNHLRKMGFNVVMTRSSDRFIKLRRRTHFANLKHGDVFVSIHANAVGRLSRAATAHGIETYFLSPARSERARRVAAKENSIAFIRRDSKTMNSFISTLTRSKIILSNMLALDVQRSILGTLRRRYRNVTDGGVRAAPFWVLVGAEMPAILVETGYITNPWEKKRLFNPRYQDMEAQGIAKGIVRFLRNREREME